In Candidatus Methylacidithermus pantelleriae, one DNA window encodes the following:
- a CDS encoding arsenate reductase ArsC gives MGSRWLSLWKWLVYAPESCGLREELSDVHSRGMAWSPTDLSQSVCKEAFPCAAAKKRGRASNSKGIERRMEGKDDGSQKAGLILCTHNSARSQMAEGWLRHLAADKCEVHSAGTVATGVNPLAIRVMAEVGIDISGQHSKTLDRYLSESWDCVITVCDQANETCPHFPGVGKRLHWSIPDPTRTQTTKEKEMEVYRKVRDDIRAHVEELLIKEE, from the coding sequence TTGGGCTCGCGATGGTTGTCGCTGTGGAAATGGTTGGTCTATGCTCCCGAATCGTGCGGCCTGCGGGAAGAGCTATCTGATGTTCATAGCCGGGGTATGGCCTGGTCTCCCACCGATTTGTCCCAGTCGGTTTGCAAGGAAGCCTTCCCGTGCGCAGCCGCAAAGAAGCGTGGAAGAGCCAGTAACTCCAAAGGAATAGAAAGGCGAATGGAGGGAAAAGATGATGGGAGCCAAAAAGCGGGTCTTATTTTATGTACCCACAACTCGGCACGCTCCCAGATGGCCGAGGGGTGGCTGAGACACTTGGCGGCTGACAAATGTGAGGTTCACAGTGCCGGTACGGTCGCCACAGGCGTCAACCCCCTGGCGATTCGGGTGATGGCCGAGGTCGGGATCGACATTTCTGGCCAGCACAGTAAGACCCTTGACCGCTATCTTTCTGAGTCCTGGGATTGCGTGATTACTGTCTGCGACCAAGCCAACGAGACATGCCCCCATTTTCCTGGGGTCGGGAAGCGGTTGCACTGGTCTATCCCTGACCCAACTAGGACCCAGACTACCAAGGAAAAAGAAATGGAGGTATACCGGAAAGTCCGCGACGACATCCGGGCACATGTCGAGGAACTGTTAATAAAGGAGGAATGA
- the bioD gene encoding dethiobiotin synthase: protein MQLFITGTTTGVGKTVFSCELLRRWRRQGKKAIGLKPVSTGDRRDAELLAEAMDGTLSVEEVNPAHWDIPAAPLVAYRRGGKPLDLDFLCEHVARFCRRYSHVVVEGIGGWLSPLAPGITVREWVQRLSLPVILVTRSELGTLSPTLATAESILASGMCLRGIALNFHGVMPGPASTTHAEILEEWIGVPVFSFGGEAGFPQQFPDWLNS from the coding sequence GTGCAGCTTTTCATTACGGGGACGACGACGGGGGTGGGAAAAACCGTTTTTAGCTGTGAACTTCTTCGTCGATGGCGTCGGCAAGGGAAAAAGGCCATTGGATTAAAGCCGGTTTCCACCGGAGATCGGCGCGATGCTGAGCTTTTGGCAGAGGCGATGGATGGGACTCTGAGCGTGGAAGAAGTCAACCCGGCACACTGGGATATCCCGGCTGCGCCTCTGGTTGCCTATCGCAGGGGAGGAAAGCCATTGGATCTGGATTTTCTCTGCGAGCATGTAGCTCGTTTTTGCCGCAGGTACTCCCACGTGGTCGTCGAAGGAATCGGGGGTTGGTTAAGCCCTCTGGCGCCGGGGATTACGGTCCGGGAATGGGTACAAAGGCTTAGTCTTCCCGTGATTCTGGTGACCAGAAGCGAGCTCGGCACCCTTTCGCCGACCTTGGCCACAGCGGAAAGCATTCTGGCCAGTGGCATGTGTCTGCGGGGCATTGCATTGAATTTTCATGGAGTCATGCCCGGACCGGCTTCCACAACCCACGCCGAGATCCTTGAGGAATGGATTGGTGTTCCTGTGTTTTCCTTTGGAGGGGAGGCTGGTTTCCCGCAACAATTTCCTGATTGGCTTAACTCCTGA
- the pdxH gene encoding pyridoxamine 5'-phosphate oxidase, with the protein MSLDSTSLAHLRRIYENRPIAWETLPQEPLVEFRRWLELALAVEAYEPNAMVIATANREGRPSARIVLLKGLDERGLIFFTNRESRKGQELKENPFASVVFYWPSLQRQVCLRGAVEPLEEELAHAYFRSRPREHQLASWASRQSTPIPMDRSFLETRLQEVAERFRNQEVPPPPYWGGYRVIPDTVEFWQGRPNRLHDRFRYTRLPSGNWQLERLAP; encoded by the coding sequence ATGAGTTTGGATTCCACCTCGCTGGCCCATCTTCGAAGGATCTATGAGAACCGGCCGATAGCTTGGGAAACACTTCCTCAGGAGCCCTTGGTTGAGTTCCGAAGGTGGCTGGAACTTGCTTTGGCGGTGGAAGCGTATGAGCCCAACGCGATGGTTATAGCCACGGCCAATCGGGAAGGCCGACCGAGCGCTCGGATCGTTCTTCTTAAAGGGCTCGATGAGAGGGGGCTTATCTTTTTTACCAACCGGGAAAGTCGGAAAGGTCAGGAACTGAAAGAAAATCCCTTTGCGAGCGTGGTGTTTTACTGGCCAAGCTTGCAACGGCAGGTATGCCTTCGTGGTGCAGTGGAACCCCTCGAAGAGGAATTAGCTCATGCCTACTTTCGCTCCCGTCCCAGGGAACATCAGCTAGCTTCTTGGGCGTCTCGCCAAAGCACTCCCATTCCCATGGATCGCTCCTTCTTGGAGACCCGGCTCCAGGAGGTAGCCGAGCGGTTCCGGAACCAAGAGGTGCCTCCTCCCCCCTACTGGGGTGGTTACCGGGTAATTCCGGACACGGTTGAGTTTTGGCAGGGGAGACCCAACCGGCTACACGATCGCTTTCGCTACACTCGACTGCCCAGTGGGAACTGGCAGTTGGAACGCCTGGCCCCGTAG
- a CDS encoding c-type cytochrome yields MHGKRNPTTQCVGIEAPLGHRRLTGLNGLWFSGQTWGWLVVATLGLVSAAWGQVSPQQMEEGKKVYETTCMVCHQPTGMGIPGVYPPLAGGDFVAGGNRRAISIVLNGLQGAVTVKGVPYNGVMQAWKAVLTDDKIAAVLTYERNSFGNKASPVTPEQVKKVRDELANRTTPFTPAEIEQIPNEDVKP; encoded by the coding sequence ATGCATGGAAAACGTAATCCAACTACTCAATGCGTGGGGATAGAGGCACCTTTGGGTCATCGGCGTCTTACCGGGTTAAACGGCCTTTGGTTCTCCGGTCAAACCTGGGGATGGCTTGTAGTAGCAACCTTGGGCTTAGTATCCGCGGCATGGGGACAGGTTTCTCCCCAGCAAATGGAGGAGGGGAAAAAGGTCTACGAAACAACTTGTATGGTCTGTCACCAGCCTACCGGTATGGGAATTCCTGGCGTTTATCCCCCCCTGGCGGGTGGGGACTTTGTAGCGGGCGGTAACCGGAGGGCAATCTCGATCGTGCTCAATGGGCTTCAGGGAGCCGTGACCGTGAAAGGGGTACCCTATAACGGCGTCATGCAGGCTTGGAAGGCTGTGCTTACGGACGACAAAATTGCTGCGGTCCTTACGTACGAGCGGAATTCTTTCGGGAACAAAGCTTCCCCGGTGACACCCGAGCAGGTGAAAAAGGTTCGAGACGAGCTTGCCAATCGAACAACGCCCTTTACACCTGCAGAAATCGAGCAGATACCCAACGAAGATGTAAAGCCCTAG
- a CDS encoding sulfurtransferase has product MLEFPAPAPDLIVSPEELLARLGDSSLVVLDVRGEVVHVTDTEGKPATRYHPLPEEYERGHIPGALFVDFTLDIVNEEEPIPLQLAPAEKFARTMSQLGVDEEKWVVVYDADGSYLATRLWWALTSYGHPHVSVLEEGFAGWIRRGYPVRHGVESPSPSRWTVSREASSRLELPAVWSMMQEKGGIILDARSPDRYGQGHIPGAKNLPFFELKDPVTGKFLDPPRVIERLRKAGIPEDRATPIVCSCGSGHSATLVFLQLYRLGYRNLWVYDGSWNEWSRSGLPQEKEIETC; this is encoded by the coding sequence TTGCTAGAATTTCCTGCGCCAGCGCCCGACCTGATCGTATCTCCCGAGGAGCTTTTGGCTCGATTGGGGGATAGTAGCCTTGTTGTACTGGACGTCCGCGGAGAGGTTGTTCACGTAACCGACACAGAAGGAAAGCCGGCAACACGTTATCATCCGCTTCCGGAAGAATATGAAAGAGGGCATATACCCGGTGCGCTCTTCGTGGATTTCACCCTCGATATTGTGAACGAAGAGGAGCCGATCCCTCTGCAACTAGCTCCCGCAGAAAAGTTTGCTCGAACCATGAGCCAGCTTGGGGTGGATGAGGAAAAATGGGTCGTGGTTTATGACGCTGACGGATCGTATTTAGCCACTCGACTTTGGTGGGCTCTCACCTCCTACGGTCATCCCCACGTATCGGTCTTGGAGGAGGGATTTGCAGGCTGGATCCGACGGGGTTACCCGGTTCGACATGGGGTGGAGTCCCCTTCCCCAAGCCGGTGGACGGTTTCCCGGGAAGCCTCGAGCCGTTTGGAGTTGCCGGCGGTATGGAGCATGATGCAGGAGAAGGGTGGGATCATCCTGGATGCCCGTTCTCCCGATCGTTACGGTCAGGGTCATATTCCGGGGGCCAAAAATCTTCCTTTCTTCGAATTGAAGGATCCGGTTACGGGAAAGTTTCTGGATCCCCCTCGGGTTATCGAGCGTTTACGCAAAGCAGGAATCCCTGAGGACCGAGCTACCCCTATTGTCTGCAGCTGTGGCAGTGGCCACTCGGCGACCTTGGTCTTCTTACAGCTGTACCGTTTAGGCTACCGGAATCTCTGGGTCTACGACGGGTCTTGGAACGAATGGAGTCGAAGCGGTCTTCCTCAGGAAAAGGAAATCGAAACGTGTTAG
- a CDS encoding OsmC family protein — MAVAPFPHLYEVAAQMKETSPVEVSGQELATLQIGPPPEFGGQKGYWSPETLFLASIVGCFLLTFRALAELSSQKWLELRCEVQGQVEKIEGRLAFRRIVLRAHLRVPTGQATAKTQRLLERAEEHCLIANSLRIPAELEAEITEAG; from the coding sequence ATGGCGGTGGCTCCCTTCCCGCACCTCTATGAGGTGGCGGCTCAGATGAAGGAAACTTCCCCCGTGGAAGTCTCTGGGCAAGAGCTGGCGACCCTTCAGATTGGACCCCCTCCCGAGTTTGGTGGGCAAAAGGGATATTGGTCTCCGGAAACCCTTTTTCTAGCGTCGATTGTTGGGTGTTTCCTCTTAACCTTTCGAGCTCTGGCCGAGCTATCTTCTCAAAAGTGGCTTGAGCTTCGCTGCGAAGTTCAAGGACAGGTGGAAAAGATCGAGGGGCGCCTGGCGTTTCGTCGCATTGTTCTTCGGGCGCATTTACGAGTTCCCACGGGCCAGGCTACGGCGAAAACCCAGAGGTTACTTGAGCGGGCAGAGGAACACTGTCTAATTGCCAATTCGCTGCGCATCCCGGCGGAACTAGAGGCCGAGATAACGGAGGCCGGCTAA